A single genomic interval of Shewanella psychropiezotolerans harbors:
- a CDS encoding DUF2913 family protein: MAFNTLVSDLVDNALLHLYFSVEETSRFIPMSKRNEILVRYLKPKLKDNHYRQIKRELRGLLAIGRSAKGDLETRLVEVRKVYQDPEKRSTDVHKLFDLLKILRCEQGLGNQLVNENDEGVAEFIYMLEEDVAHAFNQVGEQVAPVSLFLGSNRIHDVIEVVERTGVFSAELQPLTEDTQQGHILLHPKHSWKTNVRSH; this comes from the coding sequence ATGGCCTTCAACACTTTAGTGAGTGATCTCGTCGATAACGCACTCTTGCATCTTTACTTTTCCGTCGAAGAAACATCCCGGTTTATCCCAATGTCTAAGCGTAATGAGATCTTGGTACGTTATTTAAAGCCGAAGCTTAAAGACAACCATTATCGACAGATCAAAAGAGAACTGAGAGGTCTGCTTGCTATTGGCCGAAGTGCCAAGGGGGATCTAGAAACTAGGCTTGTAGAAGTTCGAAAGGTGTATCAAGACCCAGAAAAACGATCCACTGATGTGCATAAGTTGTTTGATCTACTTAAAATCTTGCGCTGTGAGCAGGGCTTAGGCAATCAGTTGGTGAATGAAAATGATGAAGGCGTGGCAGAATTCATTTACATGCTAGAAGAAGATGTTGCGCATGCATTTAATCAGGTCGGTGAGCAAGTAGCCCCGGTGTCGTTATTTTTGGGATCGAATCGGATCCATGATGTTATAGAGGTTGTTGAGCGAACAGGGGTATTTAGTGCTGAGCTACAACCGCTGACTGAAGATACACAGCAAGGGCATATCTTGTTACACCCAAAGCATTCGTGGAAAACTAACGTGCGATCTCACTGA
- a CDS encoding HEPN domain-containing protein produces the protein MLLVFTRYKPNSHDLKKLGGRVASIESEFLTVFLQGTEEERWLFKLLRKGYVDARYKPSYVITKEELEWLGERVEYLQALTERLCKAKIACYLDK, from the coding sequence ATGTTGTTGGTTTTTACCCGCTATAAACCCAATAGCCACGATTTAAAAAAGCTTGGCGGTCGAGTAGCCAGTATTGAGTCGGAGTTTCTCACCGTGTTCCTGCAAGGGACCGAAGAGGAGCGCTGGCTCTTTAAATTGTTGCGAAAAGGCTATGTTGATGCGCGCTATAAACCCAGCTATGTGATAACCAAAGAAGAGCTGGAATGGTTAGGTGAGAGAGTGGAATATCTGCAAGCCCTGACCGAACGTTTGTGTAAAGCCAAAATCGCCTGTTATCTGGATAAATAG
- a CDS encoding JAB domain-containing protein, with the protein MVTERVVRVLEVLDVQVLDHIVVGLNDERGWL; encoded by the coding sequence ATCGTCACTGAACGCGTAGTTAGGGTATTAGAGGTGTTGGATGTGCAGGTGTTAGACCATATTGTGGTGGGATTGAATGATGAAAGAGGCTGGTTATAA